A stretch of Rhizobium sp. TH2 DNA encodes these proteins:
- a CDS encoding ABC transporter permease — MRWAHKHIPEIALAVWQHLLLSVTSVLIGLAIALVLGIICARRPRLYAVALTVSNIIFVIPSLALFALLIPFLGLGMEPAIVGLSSYCLLILLRNIVTGLRGVSPDVLDAADGMGYSKWQRLFRIELPLAMPLILSGSRIALVTTIGIATIAAFIDGGGLGTIILIGIDQEYAEKILVGGLLTALLAVFFDLVLTRAERLLVRWQ, encoded by the coding sequence TTGCGCTGGGCTCACAAACATATTCCCGAAATCGCGCTCGCCGTCTGGCAGCATCTTCTGCTGTCGGTGACCTCGGTGCTGATCGGGCTGGCAATCGCGCTGGTTCTCGGCATTATCTGCGCGCGCCGGCCGAGGCTTTATGCCGTGGCGCTGACCGTCTCCAACATCATATTCGTCATTCCGAGCCTGGCGCTCTTCGCCCTGCTGATCCCGTTTCTCGGCCTCGGCATGGAGCCGGCGATCGTCGGCCTGTCGTCCTATTGCCTGCTGATCCTGCTGCGCAATATCGTGACGGGATTGCGCGGCGTGTCGCCCGATGTGCTCGATGCCGCCGACGGCATGGGCTACAGCAAGTGGCAGAGGCTTTTCCGCATCGAATTGCCGCTGGCGATGCCGCTTATTCTGTCCGGATCGCGGATCGCGCTGGTCACGACGATCGGCATCGCCACGATTGCGGCCTTCATCGATGGCGGCGGGCTGGGCACCATCATCCTGATCGGCATCGACCAGGAATATGCCGAGAAGATTCTGGTCGGCGGCCTGCTGACCGCACTTCTGGCCGTGTTCTTCGATCTTGTCCTGACCCGGGCCGAACGCCTGCTGGTCCGGTGGCAGTGA
- a CDS encoding class I adenylate-forming enzyme family protein yields the protein MKERSQVQANIAKSGALTVFGLFAARAEYTPEAIAIAQGTTQRSYAALHERVLKLAAALQALGISRGDRIALVSENRHEYLEWELASACIGAILACQNWRLSPDELEHCIKLVSPSLLVVSERYCPRMERVDLGDLPVKVIEADHEAMIAAHTALAELPEVDPEDGLLILYTSGSTGFPKGALISHRAEIARMAVMRMDMRVTEDDGYIAWAPLFHMGGSDPSLSSLMSGSTVHVVDGYMPEEIVSIMESASLGWMLLMPGTIEPVVAILREGRHSVKSIRAVGALADLVPHALIAELSGLTNAPYLNSFGATETGLAPMSAGLIPSGTIPTSLSKRKSSLCDVRLVDAEGAVVPTGEPGEAAVRGPTVFSGYWNAEYTNIKDFSGGWFRMGDLFTRNPDGTFDFVDRAKYMIKSGGENIYPAEIERVLLADPRILDAIVVRKQDDRWGEVPVAFVARKSESLTETDIETMCRQALAGYKRPRQVHFVPFEDFPRSTTGKIVRGDMEIKYKSLLQG from the coding sequence CCGGGCCGAATATACACCCGAGGCGATCGCGATTGCCCAGGGCACGACGCAACGCAGCTACGCGGCGCTTCATGAGCGCGTTTTGAAACTGGCGGCTGCCCTGCAGGCGCTCGGCATCTCGCGCGGCGACCGGATCGCGCTCGTCTCGGAAAACCGGCACGAATATCTCGAATGGGAACTGGCTTCCGCCTGCATCGGCGCGATCCTGGCCTGCCAGAACTGGCGGCTGTCCCCTGATGAGCTGGAACACTGCATCAAGCTCGTCTCGCCATCGCTACTGGTGGTGTCGGAGCGCTATTGCCCGCGGATGGAACGGGTCGATCTCGGCGACCTGCCGGTCAAGGTGATCGAGGCGGACCATGAAGCGATGATCGCCGCACATACGGCGCTGGCGGAACTGCCGGAGGTCGATCCGGAAGACGGTCTGCTCATCCTCTATACCAGCGGCTCGACGGGGTTCCCGAAAGGCGCGCTGATCAGCCATCGCGCCGAGATCGCCCGCATGGCAGTGATGCGGATGGACATGCGCGTCACCGAGGACGACGGCTATATCGCCTGGGCGCCCTTGTTCCACATGGGCGGCAGCGATCCGTCGCTGTCGAGCCTGATGTCGGGATCGACGGTGCATGTCGTCGATGGCTATATGCCGGAAGAGATCGTCTCGATCATGGAGAGCGCCAGCCTTGGCTGGATGCTGCTGATGCCGGGGACGATTGAGCCAGTGGTCGCGATCCTGCGCGAGGGCAGGCATAGCGTGAAGAGCATACGCGCGGTCGGGGCGCTGGCCGATCTCGTGCCGCATGCCTTGATCGCCGAACTCTCGGGGCTGACCAACGCGCCTTATCTCAACAGCTTCGGCGCTACAGAGACCGGGTTAGCACCGATGTCTGCCGGGCTCATTCCGTCGGGAACCATTCCGACCTCGCTCTCCAAGCGCAAGAGTTCGCTGTGTGATGTGCGGCTGGTCGATGCCGAGGGTGCGGTCGTGCCAACCGGAGAACCGGGCGAGGCTGCCGTGCGCGGCCCAACCGTGTTCAGCGGCTATTGGAACGCGGAGTACACCAATATCAAGGATTTCAGCGGTGGCTGGTTCCGCATGGGCGACCTCTTCACCCGCAATCCGGATGGGACATTCGACTTCGTGGACCGCGCGAAATACATGATCAAATCGGGTGGAGAGAACATCTATCCCGCCGAGATCGAGCGGGTACTACTCGCCGATCCGCGAATCCTCGATGCCATCGTGGTGCGCAAGCAGGACGACCGATGGGGAGAAGTGCCCGTCGCCTTCGTCGCGCGGAAGAGCGAGAGCCTCACCGAGACCGATATCGAGACGATGTGCCGCCAGGCGCTGGCCGGCTACAAGCGGCCCCGGCAAGTGCATTTCGTCCCTTTCGAAGATTTTCCGCGCAGCACAACCGGCAAGATCGTGCGCGGAGACATGGAGATCAAATACAAGTCCCTGTTGCAGGGCTAG
- a CDS encoding ABC transporter permease: MLTSAVEWIYNNQTAFLRALGQHLTMSGISLVIALAIALPLAVLIVNRKGLAFAVINTINGLRTIPSLAILAIMLPLLGIGLMPSIVALTVLALPPILLNAYVGLRDVDPDSIEAAIGMGMTTGEVLRKIRIPLAAPAMFAGARTAAVQVLAGATLAPFIGGGGLGDFIATGISVMDMSRLLVGAVPIALLALSAEFILGRTEKILFAERSAA; this comes from the coding sequence ATGCTGACATCCGCCGTCGAATGGATCTACAACAACCAGACCGCATTCCTGCGGGCGCTCGGACAGCACCTGACCATGTCGGGCATTTCCCTAGTGATCGCGCTTGCCATCGCGCTGCCGCTGGCCGTGCTGATCGTCAACCGCAAGGGTCTCGCCTTCGCCGTGATCAACACGATCAACGGGCTGCGCACCATTCCGAGCCTCGCGATCCTCGCCATCATGTTGCCGCTCCTTGGCATCGGGCTGATGCCCTCGATCGTGGCGCTGACCGTGCTGGCGCTGCCGCCGATCCTGCTCAATGCCTATGTCGGCCTGCGCGATGTCGATCCCGATTCGATCGAGGCGGCGATCGGCATGGGCATGACGACGGGCGAAGTGCTCCGCAAGATCCGCATTCCGCTCGCCGCACCCGCCATGTTTGCCGGCGCCCGGACGGCGGCGGTACAGGTGCTGGCAGGCGCCACACTCGCGCCGTTCATCGGCGGCGGGGGCTTGGGCGACTTCATCGCCACCGGGATCAGCGTCATGGATATGTCGCGGTTGCTGGTCGGCGCCGTGCCCATCGCGCTTCTGGCGCTCTCCGCTGAATTCATCCTCGGCCGGACCGAAAAAATCCTCTTTGCAGAAAGATCCGCCGCATGA
- a CDS encoding glycine betaine ABC transporter substrate-binding protein, whose protein sequence is MKLNTVFATVLGLALATPAFAADAVKIGSKNFTEQFVAAEIYAQALEKAGIEVERHLNLGATLVAQTALTTGEIDFYPEYTGTAMAAVVKGDLSGSADKIYSEVKDYYEKNLQLTLLEPTKINNGYAIITLPETAEKYKLKTLTDLGPVSKDLIFGAEGGFSERKDGLPGLKKVYGIEFREFKVFAKLGIRYSAVMNKDLDVSYGFTTDWQIAENKLTILEDDKALFPPYFLVPVIRQDALAKNPKIAEVLNKVSPLMTSDNMREMNAKVERDKEEPADVAAEFLKEQGI, encoded by the coding sequence ATGAAATTGAACACCGTTTTCGCTACCGTCCTGGGTCTGGCGCTTGCCACCCCCGCCTTCGCCGCCGATGCCGTCAAGATCGGCAGCAAGAATTTCACCGAACAGTTCGTCGCCGCCGAAATCTATGCGCAGGCGCTGGAAAAGGCTGGCATCGAAGTCGAGCGCCATCTCAATCTCGGCGCCACGCTGGTTGCCCAGACGGCGCTGACCACCGGCGAGATCGATTTCTACCCGGAATATACCGGCACCGCGATGGCCGCCGTCGTCAAGGGTGACCTGTCGGGCTCCGCCGACAAGATTTATAGCGAGGTCAAGGACTATTACGAAAAGAACCTGCAACTGACCCTGCTCGAGCCGACCAAGATCAACAACGGCTATGCGATCATCACGCTTCCGGAGACGGCTGAGAAGTACAAGCTCAAGACGCTGACCGATCTCGGCCCGGTCTCCAAGGACCTGATATTCGGCGCCGAAGGCGGCTTCTCCGAGCGCAAGGACGGACTGCCCGGCCTCAAGAAGGTCTACGGCATCGAGTTCAGGGAATTCAAGGTCTTCGCCAAGCTCGGCATTCGTTACAGCGCCGTGATGAACAAGGATCTCGATGTGTCCTACGGCTTCACCACAGACTGGCAGATCGCCGAGAACAAGCTGACGATCCTCGAGGACGACAAGGCGCTCTTCCCTCCCTACTTCCTCGTTCCGGTCATTCGCCAGGATGCGCTCGCCAAGAACCCGAAGATCGCAGAAGTGCTGAACAAGGTCAGCCCCTTGATGACCAGCGACAACATGCGCGAGATGAACGCCAAGGTCGAGCGCGACAAGGAAGAGCCGGCCGACGTCGCCGCCGAATTCCTGAAGGAACAGGGCATCTGA